A single Phalacrocorax aristotelis chromosome 18, bGulAri2.1, whole genome shotgun sequence DNA region contains:
- the LOC142066221 gene encoding caspase-1-like → MADKLLLNVRKEFVERVSKAVISGLLDELLAQGVLSLEEVDEVNDRHTVRTDKARCLIDGVRLKGCRASQIFIDSLRNRDGILAEQLGLAAELGSAGMQLVSPNTETSPGPLVDIQGEQWIRQCSVSEYQHIMDTEGNQIYPIHLPRETRTRRALLICNIKFEHLKRRDGAEVDVEGMTKLLEGLGYVVDIHCNLTSQEMVKVMKDFVDLREHRTSDSTFLVFMSHGVRAGLCGTKSRNETTDILSLDTIYKKFNNKHCQALLGKPKVVIIQACRGGNIGSVMVSDSTDPAMPTPSSVHMIPEGLEDDAIFQVHLESDFATLHSSTPDTLSWRDPEKGSIFIQNLIQQF, encoded by the exons ATGGCAG ACAAGCTGCTCCTGAATGTGCGGAAGGAATTTGTGGAGCGTGTGAGCAAGGCAGTGATCTCTGGGCTGCTGGACGAGCTGCTGGCCCAAGGGGTGCTGAGCCTCGAGGAGGTGGACGAGGTGAACGACAGACACACAGTGCGCACTGACAAGGCCCGCTGCCTCATCGATGGTGTGCGCCTGAAGGGCTGCAGGGCCAGCCAGATCTTCATCGACAGCCTCAGGAACCGTGATGGCATCTTGGCGGAGCAGCTGGGTCTGGCTGCTGAGTTGG GGTCCGCTGGCATGCAACTGGTCTCCCCCAACACTGAGACCTCCCCTGGGCCTCTTGTTGATATCCAGGGCGAGCAGTGGATCCGGCAGTGCTCTGTGAGCGAGTACCAGCACATCATGGACACAGAGGGAAACCAG ATCTATCCCATCCATCTACCACGGGAGACACGAACCCGTAGGGCGCTACTCATCTGCAACATTAAGTTTGAGCACTTGAAACGGCGGGATGGGGCTGAAGTGGACGTGGAGGGGATGACAAAGCTGCTCGAAGGGCTGGGCTACGTGGTCGACATCCATTGCAACCTAACTTCCCAG GAGATGGTTAAGGTCATGAAGGATTTTGTGGATCTAAGAGAGCACCGGACCTCTGACAGCACCTTCCTGGTCTTCATGTCCCACGGGGTCAGGGCTGGGCTCTGTGGGACCAAGAGCAGAAACGAGACCACAGACATCCTTTCCCTTGACACCATCTATAAGAAGTTCAACAACAAGCACTGCCAGGCGCTGCTGGGCAAACCCAAAGTGGTCATTATCCAGGCCTGCCGTGGAG GCAACATAGGGTCCGTGATGGTGAGCGACTCCACAGACCCTGCCATGCCAACTCCTAGCTCAGTTCACATGATCCCTGAAGGGCTGGAAGATGATGCCATCTTTCAAGTCCACCTGGAGAGTGATTTTGCCACTTTACATTCTTCCACGCCTG ATACCCTCTCCTGGAGAGACCCAGAAAAAGGCTCCATTTTCATCCAGAACCTGATACAGCAGTTTTGA